A window of Castanea sativa cultivar Marrone di Chiusa Pesio chromosome 1, ASM4071231v1 contains these coding sequences:
- the LOC142630988 gene encoding GRAS family protein RAM1-like, with product MEDTYEEEDLLNLSLAIVTNSGRDERTRKRKRRDTLSPMQQHSYEGCEEKIFRLVQMREQMLKLESHKVRKAIVVEDGNGLHLIHLLLITATAIDQNKVGSALENLSELYQNVSLNGDSVQRVVAYFADGLAARLLTRKSPFYDMIMKEPTNEEEFIAFTHLYRVSPYYQFAHFTANQSIIEAFEREEAINNRTLHVIDFDISYGFQWPSLIQSLSEKASSGNQISLRVTAFGRSLEELQETENRLVSFSKGFRNLTFEFQGLLRGSKLIYLKKKKHETLVVNLVFYLDTLNNYLEVSDTLKSIHSLKPSIVILVEQEGSRSSRGFLSTFMESLHYFAAMFDSLDDCLPLESAERLGIEKNLLGKEIKGLLNYDNISGINCPKHEKKEIWKARMESHAFRAGKLSSKSMIQAKLLLKIRTHYCPHQFDGESSGGFRVFERDDGRAISLGWQDRSLLTASLWHCV from the coding sequence ATGGAAGACACATATGAGGAAGAAGATCTTTTGAATCTTAGCCTTGCCATTGTTACAAATTCAGGGAGAGATGAGAGGacaaggaagaggaagagaagggATACTTTAAGCCCTATGCAGCAGCATTCGTATGAAGGTTGTGAAGAGAAGATATTTAGGCTTGTCCAAATGAGGGAACAAATGCTAAAACTTGAGTCCCACAAGGTCAGAAAAGCAATAGTAGTTGAAGATGGAAATGGGCTCCATTTGATCCATTTATTGCTCATTACAGCCACAGCAATTGACCAAAACAAGGTGGGCTCGGCTTTGGAGAATCTAAGCGAGTTGTACCAAAATGTGTCCTTAAATGGAGACTCAGTGCAAAGAGTGGTGGCCTACTTTGCAGATGGTTTGGCAGCAAGGCTGCTTACACGAAAATCTCCTTTCTACGACATGATCATGAAGGAACCAACAAATGAAGAAGAGTTTATTGCCTTTACTCATCTCTATCGCGTGTCGCCTTATTACCAATTTGCTCATTTCACAGCAAACCAGTCCATAATAGAGGCCTTTGAGAGGGAGGAAGCTATAAACAACAGAACGTTGCATGTAATCGATTTTGATATCTCATATGGCTTTCAATGGCCTTCACTTATCCAATCTCTCTCTGAAAAGGCATCGAGTGGAAATCAAATCTCTCTCAGAGTAACGGCGTTTGGAAGAAGCTTGGAAGAACTGCAGGAAACAGAAAACAGACTGGTAAGCTTCTCAAAGGGGTTCCGTAACTTAACCTTTGAATTCCAAGGACTGTTAAGAGGTTCCAAGCTCATTTacctaaagaagaagaaacacgAAACATTGGTTGTAAATTTAGTTTTCTATCTGGATACTTTGAATAATTATCTTGAGGTTTCTGACACTTTGAAATCTATACATTCACTTAAACCCTCCATTGTAATCTTAGTGGAACAAGAAGGAAGCCGAAGCTCACGAGGCTTCTTATCAACATTCATGGAATCATTGCATTACTTTGCAGCCATGTTTGATTCATTGGATGATTGTCTTCCGCTAGAGAGCGCCGAGAGGTTGGGCATTGAGAAGAACCTTCTTGGTAAAGAGATCAAAGGCTTGCTTAACTATGACAATATTAGTGGTATAAATTGCCCAAAACATGAGAAGAAGGAAATATGGAAGGCAAGGATGGAGAGTCATGCTTTTAGGGCAGGTAAATTAAGCTCCAAGTCTATGATCCAAGCAAAacttcttttgaaaattaggaCCCATTATTGTCCTCATCAATTCGATGGGGAGAGTAGTGGTGGGTTCAGGGTTTTTGAAAGAGATGATGGAAGAGCTATTTCTCTTGGGTGGCAAGATAGGAGTCTGCTTACAGCCTCTCTATGGCATTGTGTATGA
- the LOC142631546 gene encoding embryogenesis-associated protein EMB8, producing MDRSQVEIEEQGMGANPYGLLLKALTLIPSWHYLLAFLILSLVFLYNFLEFHFLHDLFSGFRGHPVCFTYNPCSVIYDGVVSKCRVLRGRYCATPWLSSPHVQTVFLNFNGRPPVFSYRRQLFYTSDGGTIALDWLMKSDVSGGALHMNSSISRDETTPIMVVVPGLTSDSSSAYLKHLAFNTAKHGWNVVISNHRGLGGVSITSDCFYNAGWTEDLRVVINHLHKEYPKAPLLAVGTSIGANILVKYLGEDGENVPVAGAVAICSPWDLLIGDRFICRRLVQKLYDRALTIGLQGYAQLHQPLYSRLANWEGIKKSRSIRDFDCHATCLVGKFETVDTYYRRCSSASYVGNVSIPLLCISALDDPVCTREAIPWDECRANKNIVLATTKHGGHLGFFEGITASGLWWVRATVEFLDVLHSSPYMHVQKKMQNSGPHSALDSTIDQGPYVNIAEDGLVAAMCNEQNKDDSIEEISELQNIHYEKDNKMVSDAKQDERTTKAKDDAFPVIADTTKHATSVQDVKPLHAISPFQRCFDLLSRQNRCSIWLLAYIAIITSWPLVGSAVSIVFKKKLRYV from the exons ATGGATCGGTCACAAGTAGAAATAGAAGAGCAAGGCATGGGTGCCAATCCGTACGGTCTATTGTTGAAGGCGCTAACATTAATACCCTCTTGGCACTACTTATTGGCCTTCCTCATTCTCTCCCTTGTGTTTCTCTACAATTTCTTGGAATTCCATTTCCTCCACGACTTGTTTTCCGGATTCAGAGGCCATCCCGTTTGCTTTACTTACAACCCTTGCTCCGTCATCTACGACGGCGTCGTTTCCAAGTGCCGCGTTCTCCGTGGCCG GTATTGTGCGACGCCATGGCTATCTAGTCCTCATGTACAGACTGTTTTTCTCAATTTCAATGGGAGGCCTCCTGTTTTTAGCTACAGAAG acaaCTGTTTTATACTTCTGACGGTGGAACCATTGCTCTGGATTGGCTAATGAAATCTGATG TTTCAGGAGGTGCTTTACACATGAATAGTTCTATTTCTAGAGATGAAACTACTCCTATCATGGTAGTGGTTCCTGGATTAACAAGTGATTCATCGTCAGCT TACTTAAAGCATCTTGCCTTCAATACAGCGAAACATGGCTGGAATGTAGTTATTAGCAATCACCGAGGGTTGGGTGGTGTTTCAATAACt TCTGATTGCTTTTATAATGCTGGATGGACGGAGGATCTACGTGTGGTTATTAATCATCTCCATAAAGAATACCCTAAGGCTCCTTTATTAGCTGTTGGAACTAGCATTGGTGCCAATATTCTG GTAAAATATCTTGGGGAGGATGGAGAGAATGTTCCTGTTGCTGGTGCTGTGGCTATATGCTCTCCTTGGGACCTTTTG ATTGGTGACAGATTTATATGCCGCAGGCTGGTGCAAAAGCTTTACGATAGAGCTCTTACTATTGGCCTTCAAGGTTATGCACAATT ACACCAGCCTCTCTATTCTCGTCTTGCTAACTGGGAAGGCATAAAAAAG TCACGTTCTATTCGAGATTTTGACTGCCATGCGACCTGCCTTGTTGGAAAATTTGAG ACTGTGGATACATACTACAGGCGCTGTAGTAGTGCTAGTTATGTGGGAAATGTGTCAATACCACTACTCTGTATCAGTGCCTTGGATGATCCAGTCTGTACAAGGGAAGCTATCCCTTGGGATGAATGCAG GGCAAACAAAAATATTGTGTTGGCTACCACAAAGCATGGAGGACATCTAGGATTCTTTGAAGGAATAACTGCATCTGGCCTCtg GTGGGTAAGAGCAACTGTGGAATTTCTTGATGTTCTACACTCTAGCCCATATATGCATGTACAAAAGAAG ATGCAGAATTCTGGTCCACATTCAGCATTGGACTCCACAATTGATCAGGGTCCCTATGTAAATATTGCAGAAGATGGACTGGTGGCTGCAATGTGCAATGAGCAAAATAAAGATGACTCAATAGAGGAAATATCTGAACTGCAAAACATTCATTatgaaaaagataataaaatggTTTCTGATGCAAAACAAGATGAGCGCACCACAAAAGCAAAGGATGATGCTTTCCCGGTCATAGCAGACACCACCAAACATGCCACTAGTGTCCAGGATGTCAAGCCACTTCATGCAATTTCTCCTTTCCAAAGATGCTTTGATCTGCTATCTCGACAGAATAGGTGTTCCATATGGTTGCTTGCTTACATTGCCATTATAACAAGTTGGCCATTGGTAGGCTCAGCTGTCAGCATTGTCTTTAAAAAGAAGCTCAGATATGTCTAA